In the genome of Nocardioides marmoribigeumensis, one region contains:
- a CDS encoding NYN domain-containing protein: MRSHSAVYVDVGYLLASSATRVTGTSLRSGVEVDHRALIEAIMEQAAESSGLPVLRVNWYDSGGGRGGTPDREQEQIGLLPRVKLRLGRLSHSGEQKGVDLKIGLDLVTHARNSAVDVMFLLSGDDDLTEAVEEAQAHGIEVVLLAVPGDRGKPHAVSKHLLRAADRLELIDEKAIDAAVTTVVREMFQQPIVPYVPDEPGPDQAPAKPAAPVDGASAVPAAPPAPAGAPSGAGPDLGSHAGSDPVDSGPKPPTPALMPRKLPAPAPPAAPVPPAAVLAYQSTTGRPSGGWFESVDPQEEERLVDEVCASVLESWARTASEEARGTLLRGEPTIPSEIDRALLVDLSNRLGIYALDEPTRHILRSRFWVVASAKLRET; encoded by the coding sequence GTGCGCTCCCACAGCGCCGTCTACGTCGACGTCGGCTACCTGCTGGCCAGCTCGGCCACCCGGGTGACCGGCACCTCGCTGCGCAGCGGCGTCGAGGTCGACCACCGCGCCCTCATCGAGGCGATCATGGAGCAGGCCGCGGAGAGCAGCGGTCTCCCGGTGCTCCGGGTCAACTGGTACGACTCCGGCGGCGGCCGCGGCGGCACCCCCGACCGCGAGCAGGAGCAGATCGGCCTGCTGCCGCGGGTCAAGCTGCGCCTGGGCCGGCTGAGCCACTCCGGCGAGCAGAAGGGCGTCGACCTCAAGATCGGGCTCGACCTGGTCACCCACGCCCGCAACAGCGCGGTCGACGTGATGTTCCTGCTCTCCGGCGACGACGACCTCACCGAGGCCGTCGAGGAGGCCCAGGCCCACGGCATCGAGGTCGTGCTGCTCGCGGTCCCGGGTGACCGCGGCAAGCCGCACGCGGTGAGCAAGCACCTGCTGCGCGCGGCCGACCGGCTCGAGCTGATCGACGAGAAGGCCATCGACGCGGCCGTCACGACCGTGGTCCGCGAGATGTTCCAGCAGCCGATCGTGCCCTACGTCCCCGATGAGCCCGGTCCCGACCAGGCGCCCGCCAAGCCGGCCGCCCCGGTCGACGGCGCGTCCGCGGTGCCGGCCGCACCGCCCGCCCCGGCCGGCGCCCCCTCCGGCGCGGGCCCGGACCTGGGGTCGCACGCGGGCTCGGACCCCGTCGACTCGGGACCCAAGCCGCCGACCCCGGCCCTCATGCCCCGCAAGCTCCCGGCGCCCGCGCCGCCCGCGGCGCCCGTCCCGCCCGCCGCGGTGCTCGCCTACCAGTCGACGACCGGGCGCCCCTCGGGCGGCTGGTTCGAGTCCGTCGACCCCCAGGAGGAGGAGCGCCTCGTCGACGAGGTGTGCGCCAGTGTCCTGGAGTCGTGGGCGCGCACCGCGTCGGAGGAGGCCCGCGGCACCCTCCTCCGGGGGGAGCCGACCATCCCCAGCGAGATCGACCGCGCGCTGCTGGTCGACCTGTCCAACCGCCTCGGCATCTACGCCCTCGACGAGCCGACGCGCCACATCCTGCGCTCGCGGTTCTGGGTGGTCGC